Proteins encoded by one window of Chitinophagales bacterium:
- a CDS encoding nodulation protein NfeD has product MSSKIKPKLFTTLSLLVSLSFNLPMITVAAPPAPQEKVYVFEINQGIFPPAWRMVKRALDESEKQHCNYVVVKLNTYGGQLDIADSIRVRLLHAKPVVLVWIQNNAASAGALIAISCDSIYMRRDAKIGAASVVNESGEVMPDKYQSYMRGIMRSTAEQTGRDPRIAEGMVTPNNYLKDIADTGRIITLTAHEAEKYGYCDGIAESTEEVLKQAHVASYSIIEYDTTWLDYFISFLLNPFVNGILLMLILGGIYFEFQHPGAGFPILAAITAALLYFGPLYLDGLAEHWEILIFVVGVIFLAVEIFVVPTIGALAGIGIVCIVSGLTLALVRNENFDFSLTNTHDVLLALVRVLLPLATAFFLFLAFGRNIFKSRMLKGFVLTQTQESTSSYHESHSSHRLNSFIHKTGIAITTLRPSGQIEIDNERFDAMADSGLIERGEQVTVIEVSGNILVVRKAKTIS; this is encoded by the coding sequence ATGAGTTCAAAGATCAAACCAAAGTTATTTACCACACTTTCACTCCTGGTTTCATTATCTTTTAATCTTCCGATGATAACTGTGGCAGCACCTCCTGCACCACAGGAAAAGGTATATGTCTTTGAAATCAACCAGGGCATCTTTCCACCGGCGTGGCGCATGGTAAAGCGCGCGCTCGATGAGTCAGAAAAGCAACACTGCAATTATGTAGTCGTCAAATTAAACACCTACGGAGGCCAGCTGGATATCGCAGATTCTATCCGGGTGCGTCTTTTACATGCGAAGCCTGTAGTGCTGGTCTGGATACAGAACAATGCCGCTTCTGCAGGCGCACTGATAGCCATATCCTGCGACAGCATTTACATGCGGCGTGATGCCAAGATCGGGGCAGCTTCTGTGGTGAATGAATCAGGGGAAGTGATGCCTGATAAGTACCAGTCTTATATGCGCGGCATCATGCGCTCTACCGCGGAGCAGACAGGCCGTGACCCCAGGATTGCTGAAGGCATGGTAACGCCTAACAACTATCTGAAAGATATTGCAGATACCGGCCGAATCATCACACTCACCGCACATGAGGCAGAAAAATATGGCTATTGCGATGGCATCGCGGAATCCACGGAGGAAGTGCTGAAGCAGGCTCACGTAGCCTCGTATTCCATAATAGAATACGATACCACATGGCTCGATTATTTTATATCATTCCTGCTCAATCCTTTCGTGAACGGCATCTTACTCATGCTGATACTGGGTGGTATCTATTTTGAGTTCCAGCATCCGGGAGCCGGCTTCCCGATACTTGCAGCCATCACCGCAGCGCTGCTCTATTTCGGCCCATTGTATTTAGACGGCCTTGCCGAACATTGGGAAATCCTGATTTTTGTGGTTGGTGTTATTTTTCTTGCCGTCGAAATTTTTGTGGTGCCCACTATTGGCGCACTGGCTGGAATAGGCATCGTCTGCATCGTCTCCGGCCTTACGCTGGCACTGGTCAGGAATGAGAACTTTGATTTCTCACTCACTAATACGCACGATGTGTTGCTTGCCCTGGTACGGGTACTACTGCCGCTCGCCACGGCATTCTTTTTATTCCTTGCTTTCGGGCGGAATATTTTCAAAAGCCGGATGCTCAAAGGGTTTGTGCTTACTCAGACACAGGAATCCACCTCCAGCTACCATGAGTCACACTCCAGCCATCGGTTAAATTCTTTCATCCATAAAACAGGTATTGCAATCACCACGCTGCGTCCCTCCGGACAAATTGAAATAGATAACGAGCGCTTCGACGCCATGGCAGACAGCGGCCTCATCGAAAGAGGAGAACAGGTAACAGTAATTGAGGTAAGTGGAAATATACTGGTTGTGCGAAAAGCAAAAACGATCTCTTAG
- a CDS encoding LysM peptidoglycan-binding domain-containing protein, producing MKLRLLSAACLLMLCSSVQAQFLGIGKNKHKTPYDSHVVVQGETVYGISRSYHTTVDELLAINPAIKNKAVSIGETINVPFISRKDRRKDKEREKMLQDAIVYTVQKKETLYSIAKRNNTNVATLRQWNDLADETVQEGQQLIVGFKNEALKKMNDVAAETESKVEDEEGDVPKNESSDPARPMVTQKGAALWIRSVDDNGGLYALHPTAPIGSEITVKNLMNNRTVSVKVIGKLPATSENHNILIKLSSSAAKQLGVLDAKFQVELQYPQAH from the coding sequence ATGAAGCTTCGGTTACTTTCAGCAGCCTGCCTGCTGATGCTCTGCTCTTCCGTGCAGGCGCAATTTCTGGGCATCGGTAAAAACAAGCATAAAACGCCATACGATTCTCATGTTGTGGTTCAGGGCGAAACCGTCTACGGCATTTCACGCAGTTACCATACTACCGTAGATGAGCTTCTTGCCATCAATCCTGCCATTAAGAATAAGGCAGTATCTATTGGCGAAACCATTAATGTTCCTTTTATATCGAGAAAAGACAGGAGAAAGGATAAGGAACGGGAGAAGATGCTTCAGGATGCCATTGTATATACCGTACAAAAAAAGGAAACACTTTATTCAATTGCGAAACGCAATAATACCAACGTTGCAACCCTGAGGCAATGGAATGACCTTGCTGATGAAACGGTGCAAGAAGGCCAGCAGCTGATTGTCGGATTTAAGAATGAGGCATTGAAAAAGATGAATGACGTTGCTGCTGAAACGGAATCAAAAGTTGAAGACGAAGAAGGTGATGTCCCTAAGAACGAATCTTCGGATCCTGCCAGACCAATGGTTACGCAAAAAGGGGCTGCCCTGTGGATACGGAGTGTGGATGATAACGGGGGGTTGTATGCGCTGCACCCGACCGCACCTATTGGGAGCGAAATAACTGTGAAAAACCTGATGAATAACAGGACGGTATCCGTGAAGGTGATTGGTAAGCTTCCGGCCACTTCTGAAAATCATAACATTCTTATTAAGCTTTCTTCTTCTGCCGCGAAGCAATTAGGGGTGCTGGATGCAAAATTCCAGGTGGAATTGCAATATCCCCAGGCACATTAA
- a CDS encoding SBBP repeat-containing protein, translating into MKNKYKLILAAAFFIGLHSKAADLKNRDPNTGFVENRGQVADQYYQSRADVLYLFSTYDFKLVLRKNGFSYEQWSQVSSGANKNESGIDNANLDEDDAGAAIEIRERSLVNRIDIGFVNCKKNIDVTGSDPENFFLNFYTSANPQTEVPVFNKVTYKNVYKDIDLVFSFTEDQSGKRVPQYEWYIHPGGKSGNIQLSYYGAAGISVNPDGSLHAVTALGFINETKPVAFFDDGTSKRAISFIVKNNSISFGALKTGLDKTLIIDPVISWGTYYGGRSLDLPDEIAVDSSGNSYITGRTKSSSKIATSNAFDTHYDNEDDIFLARYNSNGKLKWATYYGGRGDDVAYGVLVDPNQQVVIGGKTKSDTGIASYAGKCTIQCKYTKKSLDGFLAKFTADKGTLKMSTYLGGPGNDEILGIACDAAGDIYASGYTESDTGIVLGDVEDSTYGDFLDPDTLDGDIIMMKFNNALTERIWGSYYGSSGRDRGHNVCVDPFGHVYQSGTIEGSSKNLATWGAWDKSKSGGLDAFICSWTSTGKVAWFTYYGGSTVEHGRGICADEGGNVYNVGYTNNVCKDTICFDLASQGSFKTVHPTPDDDGFVVKFDSTGQRIWASYFGGRGNDIVRSIKVAPAGAPIYIEGMTRSGNNPVTEDAYQKVLNGKSDNFFAKINWEGSQLIYSSFYGGAIDETPYNNAYYEGTLDIDPAGNIYIASCTNSEDSISTDGTSILRPDQMDVYVVKFTDACGGDEDPFEPNDNYGKAPNLPFNPVKNTVTIHALIQQSNDVDYFAIVPPTPYLKVILSGLSANYDLYLYNVNEEEVGYSTNAGLTEDTILFNNVIVGERYYVAVIPIDSFSYSANQCYTLSLSGSTIPFRMQSNLAPGSEEEFVASLFPNPATSASSLIIRNKTRDDFTVTIFDLPGNMISSERHHLLMGDHSIPLNTENLSGGSYLVQINTGTKQSVLKLALIK; encoded by the coding sequence ATGAAAAATAAATACAAATTAATCCTGGCGGCGGCTTTTTTTATTGGACTCCATTCAAAAGCTGCTGATTTAAAAAATCGGGACCCCAATACCGGCTTTGTTGAAAACAGGGGCCAGGTAGCAGATCAGTATTACCAAAGCAGGGCAGATGTCCTGTACCTGTTCAGTACCTATGATTTTAAGCTGGTGCTGCGGAAGAACGGCTTTAGTTACGAGCAATGGAGCCAGGTATCATCGGGGGCAAACAAAAATGAGTCAGGCATTGATAATGCAAATTTGGATGAAGACGATGCCGGTGCGGCCATAGAAATAAGAGAACGGTCTTTAGTTAACCGCATAGATATCGGCTTTGTGAACTGCAAAAAAAATATCGATGTTACTGGAAGTGATCCGGAAAATTTCTTCCTGAATTTTTATACTTCAGCAAACCCTCAAACGGAGGTACCGGTATTCAATAAGGTTACCTATAAAAATGTATATAAAGACATTGATTTAGTATTTTCATTTACCGAAGACCAAAGCGGAAAAAGAGTACCCCAGTATGAGTGGTATATTCATCCTGGCGGGAAAAGTGGTAACATACAGCTCAGCTATTACGGAGCTGCCGGGATATCTGTGAACCCCGATGGTTCACTGCATGCAGTTACCGCTCTTGGATTTATCAATGAAACAAAGCCGGTAGCATTTTTTGACGACGGCACTTCGAAAAGAGCCATATCATTCATCGTTAAGAATAACAGTATCTCCTTTGGAGCGTTAAAAACGGGTTTGGATAAAACACTGATTATTGACCCCGTTATATCATGGGGTACGTATTATGGTGGACGATCTCTGGATCTTCCCGACGAAATAGCAGTAGATTCTTCCGGAAACAGCTATATCACCGGCCGCACGAAATCGAGCTCGAAGATTGCAACAAGCAATGCATTTGATACCCATTATGATAATGAAGACGACATCTTCTTAGCACGGTATAATTCAAATGGTAAATTGAAATGGGCTACTTATTACGGGGGCAGGGGAGATGATGTTGCCTATGGAGTATTGGTAGATCCGAACCAGCAAGTTGTTATTGGAGGAAAAACTAAAAGCGATACCGGGATTGCCAGCTATGCCGGAAAGTGTACCATACAGTGTAAATACACAAAAAAAAGCCTGGATGGTTTTTTAGCAAAGTTTACAGCAGATAAAGGGACTTTAAAGATGAGCACTTACTTAGGCGGTCCGGGGAACGATGAAATTCTGGGCATTGCCTGTGATGCTGCCGGCGATATATATGCCAGTGGCTATACGGAAAGCGATACGGGTATTGTATTGGGAGACGTAGAGGATTCGACGTACGGTGATTTTCTGGATCCTGATACCCTGGATGGTGATATAATAATGATGAAATTCAATAATGCCCTTACGGAACGGATCTGGGGATCTTATTATGGCAGCAGCGGCCGCGACAGGGGCCATAATGTTTGCGTAGATCCTTTCGGACATGTCTATCAGTCCGGCACGATTGAAGGTTCGTCCAAAAATCTTGCAACCTGGGGAGCATGGGACAAGAGTAAATCGGGCGGCCTTGATGCCTTTATTTGCAGCTGGACTTCGACAGGTAAAGTAGCATGGTTCACCTACTATGGAGGTAGCACCGTGGAGCATGGACGGGGGATTTGTGCAGATGAGGGAGGTAATGTATATAATGTGGGTTACACCAATAATGTATGCAAAGACACGATATGCTTTGACTTAGCCTCGCAGGGATCCTTTAAGACTGTTCATCCGACCCCTGATGATGATGGTTTTGTGGTGAAATTCGATTCTACAGGTCAAAGAATATGGGCGAGCTACTTCGGAGGCAGGGGGAATGATATTGTGCGCTCCATAAAGGTGGCCCCGGCAGGAGCTCCAATATATATAGAAGGAATGACGCGGAGCGGAAATAATCCTGTTACAGAGGATGCTTATCAAAAGGTGCTCAATGGAAAGTCAGACAATTTTTTTGCAAAGATTAACTGGGAGGGATCTCAACTTATCTATTCTTCTTTTTATGGTGGCGCAATTGATGAGACTCCTTATAACAATGCATACTATGAAGGCACACTGGATATTGATCCTGCCGGGAATATTTACATTGCTTCCTGTACGAACAGCGAGGACAGTATCTCGACGGACGGCACTTCCATCTTAAGGCCGGATCAGATGGATGTTTATGTGGTTAAGTTTACGGATGCCTGCGGGGGCGATGAGGATCCGTTTGAGCCGAATGACAATTATGGCAAGGCACCGAACCTCCCCTTTAACCCGGTAAAGAATACGGTCACCATTCACGCATTAATACAACAAAGCAATGATGTGGATTATTTCGCCATTGTTCCACCCACTCCTTATTTAAAGGTGATATTATCTGGCCTGTCTGCCAACTATGATCTGTATTTATATAATGTTAATGAGGAGGAAGTTGGCTATTCCACGAATGCAGGATTAACAGAAGATACCATCCTGTTTAACAACGTAATTGTGGGCGAACGCTATTACGTGGCGGTAATACCAATTGACTCTTTCAGCTATAGTGCAAACCAATGTTATACGCTTAGCCTTTCCGGCAGCACTATTCCTTTCAGAATGCAAAGCAACCTGGCTCCTGGTTCTGAGGAAGAATTTGTTGCCTCATTGTTTCCCAATCCTGCCACTTCAGCATCCAGCCTTATAATCAGGAATAAAACCCGGGATGACTTTACAGTTACCATTTTTGATTTGCCTGGAAATATGATTTCTTCAGAAAGACATCACCTTCTTATGGGGGATCATTCCATTCCCTTAAATACCGAAAACCTCAGCGGAGGAAGTTATTTAGTTCAAATAAATACGGGCACCAAACAGTCTGTTTTAAAGCTGGCTCTTATAAAATAA
- a CDS encoding NUDIX hydrolase: MSEENPWKINGTNEYYDNPWVNVSEHQVTNPIGKPGIYSVIHFKNLAIGVLPLDEHYNTWIVGQFRLPVKEYSWEVPEGGGPHGIEPLESAKRELSEECGISAARWMKIAECHLSNSGTDEKGILFAAKELSFHQSEPEETEVLQVKKIPFHDLYQKVMRDEIKDALTIITVLKAKLLIDQGIL; the protein is encoded by the coding sequence ATGTCTGAAGAGAATCCCTGGAAAATTAACGGCACCAATGAATATTACGATAATCCCTGGGTAAATGTGTCGGAGCATCAGGTCACTAACCCTATTGGAAAACCAGGGATCTACAGCGTGATTCATTTTAAGAACCTCGCCATTGGTGTATTGCCTCTGGATGAGCACTACAACACCTGGATAGTAGGTCAGTTTCGTCTTCCGGTAAAAGAATACAGCTGGGAGGTTCCGGAAGGCGGAGGCCCCCATGGAATCGAGCCACTGGAATCGGCGAAGCGGGAACTGTCGGAAGAGTGCGGAATAAGTGCAGCCCGCTGGATGAAAATTGCAGAGTGTCATCTTTCCAATTCAGGTACTGATGAGAAAGGGATTCTGTTCGCCGCTAAAGAATTAAGCTTCCACCAATCCGAGCCAGAAGAAACTGAGGTGCTCCAGGTGAAAAAAATTCCTTTCCACGACCTGTACCAGAAAGTGATGCGCGATGAAATTAAGGATGCCCTCACCATCATAACCGTGCTAAAAGCAAAGCTATTGATCGATCAGGGAATACTGTAA
- a CDS encoding NAD-dependent deacylase has protein sequence MLKKKKLVILTGAGISAESGIQTFRDSDGLWEQHRIEDVATPFAFQKNPQLVLNFYNERRKKVRTAQPNAGHKTLAELEKYFDVTIITQNIDDLHERAGSSHIIHLHGEIFKSRSCNNPSLIYDCPDTINLGDLAEDGSQLRPHIVWFYEDVPQMEAAIGETQRAEILMIIGTSLQVYPAAGLAMYAPYDALKFLVDPHIPEVSHIPNLEIVNANATIGVPELAERLINEYGGDST, from the coding sequence ATGCTTAAGAAAAAGAAACTGGTAATACTCACCGGTGCAGGCATTAGTGCAGAAAGCGGAATACAGACCTTTCGTGATTCCGATGGCTTATGGGAACAGCACCGTATTGAAGATGTGGCAACTCCATTTGCCTTTCAGAAGAACCCGCAGCTGGTGCTGAATTTTTATAATGAACGGCGGAAAAAAGTACGCACCGCTCAGCCTAATGCCGGCCATAAAACGCTGGCAGAGCTGGAGAAATATTTTGATGTAACCATCATTACCCAAAACATAGACGACCTGCATGAGCGGGCAGGGTCCAGCCATATCATCCACTTGCACGGAGAAATTTTTAAATCGAGGAGCTGTAATAATCCGTCTTTAATTTATGATTGCCCCGATACAATTAACCTGGGAGATCTGGCAGAAGATGGCAGCCAGCTCCGGCCCCATATCGTCTGGTTTTATGAGGATGTTCCTCAAATGGAAGCAGCAATCGGTGAAACACAGCGAGCGGAAATTCTAATGATAATCGGAACCTCACTCCAGGTTTATCCTGCTGCCGGCCTTGCCATGTATGCACCTTATGATGCTTTAAAATTTTTGGTTGATCCGCACATCCCGGAGGTAAGTCACATACCGAACCTGGAAATTGTAAATGCGAATGCCACCATTGGTGTTCCGGAACTGGCAGAAAGATTAATCAATGAATATGGAGGAGATAGTACTTAA
- a CDS encoding DUF1572 family protein translates to MSQQFIAEQFEAALIQLKYEISSYTHRGNIWQIHRDIKNSAGTLCLHLLGNLNHFIGAGLGNTGYTRNRDLEFSERDMHTSKMMKDIDEATYRVKVIISGLSDEQMKTEYPLKDGRPGNTTEERLFHLIAHLNYHIGQIDYHRRLIEPPTSFPDGVEKLENRNLLP, encoded by the coding sequence ATGTCGCAACAATTTATTGCTGAACAGTTTGAAGCTGCCCTTATTCAACTAAAATATGAGATCAGCAGCTATACGCATCGCGGTAATATCTGGCAAATCCACCGTGACATAAAAAATTCAGCCGGCACTTTGTGTCTTCACCTGCTGGGCAATCTGAACCATTTTATCGGCGCAGGCCTCGGAAATACCGGTTATACAAGGAACCGAGATCTCGAATTTTCGGAGCGAGACATGCATACTTCAAAAATGATGAAAGATATTGATGAAGCTACTTACCGTGTTAAAGTTATTATTAGCGGTTTGAGCGATGAGCAGATGAAAACGGAATATCCGCTGAAAGACGGAAGGCCTGGAAATACTACCGAAGAGCGTTTATTCCATTTGATTGCCCACCTCAATTATCATATTGGTCAAATCGACTATCACCGTAGATTGATCGAGCCGCCTACAAGCTTTCCGGATGGAGTGGAGAAGCTGGAGAATAGAAATTTACTGCCGTAA
- a CDS encoding acyl-CoA carboxylase subunit beta: protein MKTKLQQLEEKKSSALEGGGQKRIEEQHKKGKLTARERLHLLLDEGSFEEIGMFVTHRSHDFGMQKEVYLGDGVVTGYGTIDGRMVYVYSQDFTVFGGSLSETHAEKIVRLLDMAMKNGVPVIGLNDSGGARIQEGVVSLGGYADIFYRNTLASGVVPQISAIMGPCAGGAVYSPAITDFVLMVENTSYMFVTGPNVVKTVTHEEVTSEELGGALTHATKSGVTHFACTNELDCIQNIKKLLSYIPQNCEDIAPVYAYEAADESRLLLNTIIPELPSQPYDIKEVITLIADAGSFLEVHKNFAENIVVGFARLAGRSIGIVANQPAVLAGVLDINASVKGARFVRFCDAFNVPLLVLEDVPGFMPGTDQEWNGIITNGAKLLYAFCEATVPRVTVITRKAYGGAYDVMNSKHIGADLNYAWPVAEIAVMGSKGAAEIIFRKEINAAENKEQKLKEKVDEYAAKFAHPYGAAGRGFIDEVIRPDETRIRLMKAFSMLENKVAKLPNKKHGNIPL, encoded by the coding sequence ATGAAAACAAAACTGCAGCAATTAGAAGAAAAGAAATCAAGTGCTTTGGAAGGCGGTGGTCAGAAGCGAATTGAGGAACAGCATAAAAAAGGGAAGCTGACTGCGCGGGAGCGCCTGCACCTGCTGCTGGATGAGGGATCATTTGAAGAGATAGGGATGTTCGTTACGCACCGGTCTCATGATTTCGGAATGCAAAAAGAGGTCTATTTAGGAGATGGAGTAGTTACCGGTTATGGAACTATAGACGGAAGGATGGTCTATGTTTATTCGCAGGATTTCACCGTCTTCGGAGGATCACTCTCGGAGACACATGCGGAAAAGATTGTGCGCCTGCTGGACATGGCCATGAAGAATGGAGTTCCGGTAATAGGGTTAAACGACAGCGGTGGTGCAAGGATACAGGAAGGGGTTGTTTCCCTCGGGGGCTATGCCGATATTTTTTACAGGAACACACTTGCATCAGGGGTGGTGCCGCAGATATCAGCCATTATGGGGCCTTGTGCCGGTGGGGCAGTTTACTCACCGGCCATTACCGATTTTGTTTTAATGGTGGAGAATACCTCGTACATGTTTGTTACCGGACCTAACGTAGTGAAAACAGTGACACACGAAGAGGTGACCTCTGAAGAATTAGGTGGTGCGCTTACCCATGCAACAAAATCCGGTGTTACTCATTTCGCCTGTACGAATGAGCTGGATTGCATTCAGAATATAAAAAAGCTGCTTTCTTACATACCGCAAAATTGCGAGGATATTGCTCCCGTCTATGCTTATGAAGCAGCTGATGAATCACGGCTTTTATTGAATACCATAATTCCGGAGCTGCCCAGCCAGCCTTACGATATTAAGGAAGTGATCACGCTAATAGCAGATGCGGGTTCTTTTCTTGAAGTGCATAAGAACTTTGCAGAAAACATCGTTGTAGGCTTCGCACGATTAGCAGGCAGAAGCATTGGCATAGTTGCGAATCAGCCTGCTGTGCTTGCAGGTGTGTTGGATATCAATGCCTCGGTGAAGGGAGCGCGGTTTGTTCGTTTTTGCGATGCGTTTAACGTACCGTTGCTGGTGCTTGAAGATGTACCGGGATTCATGCCTGGAACTGACCAGGAGTGGAACGGGATTATCACCAATGGTGCAAAATTACTTTATGCGTTTTGTGAAGCAACCGTACCGCGTGTTACCGTGATTACCAGAAAAGCATATGGTGGTGCTTATGATGTAATGAACTCAAAGCACATTGGTGCAGATTTAAACTATGCGTGGCCGGTTGCTGAAATAGCAGTGATGGGTTCTAAAGGAGCTGCTGAAATTATTTTCAGGAAGGAGATCAATGCAGCAGAAAATAAAGAGCAGAAGCTGAAAGAAAAAGTAGACGAGTATGCTGCGAAATTTGCGCATCCCTACGGTGCAGCCGGCAGGGGATTTATTGATGAAGTGATCCGTCCCGATGAAACACGGATAAGGCTTATGAAAGCATTTTCAATGCTCGAAAATAAGGTGGCAAAGCTTCCGAATAAAAAACATGGAAACATTCCACTGTAA
- a CDS encoding alpha/beta hydrolase produces the protein MFNWQTNLQETLFLDIYKPSASVNYLRPVLIYAHGTGSDKCCDKAITFGNYFAQRGYLVASINYRLGVENPTTPADNYEEGYEATQDAKAAIRFFKAHGADYCADTSAIFMIGTSAGALIALTCAYWEQEEINPFVDEQKLGPLDQSSGNTGFGSGVRSIIGCWGGIVDTSWLKNETTPHYLFHGTNDTIVPYFRLRTLRNLFVRKLRYSRRCASI, from the coding sequence ATTTTTAACTGGCAAACAAATCTGCAGGAGACACTATTTCTTGATATATATAAACCGAGTGCATCAGTTAATTACCTGCGACCCGTGCTGATATATGCTCATGGAACGGGAAGCGATAAGTGCTGCGACAAGGCAATTACCTTTGGTAATTATTTTGCTCAGCGGGGGTATCTTGTAGCTTCGATAAACTACAGGCTCGGCGTTGAAAATCCCACCACCCCCGCCGATAACTACGAAGAGGGATACGAAGCTACACAGGATGCAAAAGCCGCAATAAGATTCTTTAAAGCACATGGAGCCGATTACTGCGCCGACACTTCGGCTATATTTATGATCGGCACTTCTGCTGGAGCCTTGATTGCGCTGACTTGTGCCTATTGGGAACAGGAAGAAATCAATCCTTTTGTTGATGAGCAAAAGCTGGGGCCTCTGGATCAAAGCAGCGGCAATACCGGGTTTGGATCTGGTGTAAGGAGCATCATCGGTTGCTGGGGCGGAATCGTAGATACTTCCTGGCTAAAAAATGAAACTACTCCTCACTACCTTTTTCATGGAACGAACGACACCATTGTTCCCTACTTCCGGCTACGGACCCTCAGGAATCTATTTGTTCGGAAGCTTCGATATTCACGACGCTGCGCTTCGATATAA